Proteins from a single region of Oscillatoria sp. FACHB-1406:
- a CDS encoding DUF433 domain-containing protein: MTLTSRVVHSDPDILGGTPVFVGTRVPIRTLLDYLEAGDSLEVFLDHFPSVSREQTISALELAKEMLSAYANPA, encoded by the coding sequence ATGACATTAACATCTCGTGTTGTTCATAGCGACCCCGATATTCTGGGAGGAACTCCGGTTTTTGTGGGAACTCGCGTGCCGATCCGAACCTTACTGGATTATCTTGAAGCCGGTGATTCATTAGAAGTATTTCTCGATCACTTTCCTAGTGTGAGTCGGGAACAGACGATCTCGGCGCTTGAATTAGCGAAGGAAATGTTGAGCGCCTATGCGAATCCTGCTTGA